The following proteins are encoded in a genomic region of Pyricularia oryzae 70-15 chromosome 6, whole genome shotgun sequence:
- a CDS encoding mannan endo-1,6-alpha-mannosidase DCW1, which translates to MILLKKAAAACLLLQQLPGAVSLNVNFNDPNSVKSAASTVAFGMMKYYTGNNTGDTPGNLPDPYFWWEAGAMFGTMVDYWLLTGDATYNPVTTQALLHQVGDNKDYMPVNQTRTLGNDDQGFWALAAMSAAESRYPDPPPGQPQWLALAQAVFNEYTARWDMKTCGGGLRWQIFQFNNGFNYKNSISNGAFFNLAARLARFTGNQTYAEWANKIWDWERSTNLMTEKFEIYDGAVADGGQDCKKPDMVQWTYNAGIFMHGAAFMYNLTESPKWKERVSGLLDRTMISFVQNQVLVEPGCEFVGTCNNDQRSFKGYLTRWLGGTSQLAPFTFNTIQPILRNNAEAAAVACSGSPAAGFSGKPGTACGFRYKAGKDFDGMVGVGEQMNALNALMYTLIRNNTKEVVPVTSDTGGTSKGDPTAGIIKAPEIGVFQPITTAGRVAAGFLTTGTILSLVGACIFVVT; encoded by the exons ATGATACTATTAAAaaaggcggcagcagcatgcTTGCTTCTGCAGCAGCTGCCTGGGGCTGTTTCATTAAATGTCAACTTTAATGATCCAAATTCAGTCAAATCTGCAGCCAGCACAGTTGCCTTTGGTATGATGAAGTATTACACTGGAAACAACACTGGAGACACACCGGGGAACTTGCCAGATCCCTACTTTT GGTGGGAGGCTGGTGCCATGTTTGGCACAATGGTAGATTATTGGTTGCTCACCGGAGACGCTACTTACAACCCGGTGACGACACAGGCGCTACTACACCAAGTAGGAGACAACAAGGACTACATGCCAGTGAACCAGACGAGGACTTTGGGAAACGACGACCAGGGTTTTTGGGCGTTGGCTGCAATGTCCGCAGCCGAGAGCAGATACCCAGACCCCCCGCCCGGGCAACCACAATGGCTAGCCCTCGCGCAGGCTGTCTTCAACGAATATACTGCTCGTTGGGATATGAAGACCTGCGGTGGAGGCCTTCGCTGGCAGATATTTCAGTTCAACAACGGGTTCAACTACAAGAACTCCATCTCTAACGGAGCCTTCTTCAACCTGGCGGCCCGCCTTGCCCGTTTCACGGGCAACCAGACGTATGCGGAATGGGCGAACAAGATATGGGATTGGGAGCGGAGCACGAATCTCATGACGGAAAAGTTCGAAATTTATGACGGCGCCGTCGCAGACGGCGGCCAAGACTGCAAAAAGCCCGACATGGTGCAGTGGACCTACAACGCGGGCATCTTCATGCACGGCGCGGCGTTCATGTACAACTTGACCGAGTCGCCAAAGTGGAAGGAGAGGGTGAGCGGGCTGCTTGACCGGACCATGATCAGCTTCGTCCAAAATCAGGTTCTGGTCGAGCCTGGGTGCGAGTTCGTGGGCACGTGCAACAACGACCAGCGCAGTTTCAAGGGGTACCTGACGAGGTGGCTGGGCGGCACGTCGCAGCTGGCGCCCTTCACCTTCAACACGATCCAGCCGATCCTGCGGAACAACGCCGAggccgcggcggtggcgtGCTCGGGCAGCCCGGCGGCGGGCTTCTCGGGCAAGCCGGGAACAGCCTGCGGGTTCCGGTACAAGGCGGGCAAAGACTTTGACGGCATGGTGGGCGTGGGCGAGCAGATGAACGCCCTCAACGCGCTCATGTACACGCTCATCAGAAACAACACGAAGGAGGTGGTGCCCGTCACGTCGGACACGGGTGGAACCTCAAAGGGCGACCCCACCGCCGGCATCATCAAGGCCCCCGAAATTGGAGTCTTCCAGCCCATCACGACGGCTGGTCGGGTGGCGGCTGGCTTCTTGACAACAGGCACCATCCTCAGCTTGGTCGGTGCGTGCATCTTTGTGGTAACATGA
- a CDS encoding dihydroxyacetone kinase yields the protein MSARHFVNDPTHLVNTALHAITITNPSVACDAENKIIYVRPDSRRPRQPVAIISGGGSGHEPSFGGMVGRGLLSAAVAGTIFASPSTEQVRTAITSRVEVGDRADGGGVLITVMNYTGDILNFGVAAEKARAAGINVEMVVIGDDVGVGRAKGGKVGRRGIAGTVLVDKIAGALAARGANLSEVTHVARLVASNVASIGASLEHVHVPGRKAADQEDTLAEGEVEIGMGIHNEPGSGREKDLELPALVERMLAQLLDQKDADRAYTQVGSGDKFVLLVNNLGGVSVLEMGGITAEVAKQLGTTWAIKPVRVLAGTFMTSLNGLGFSISLLKVVDTGSSATMVQLLDDPCEATGWSAPIATETWDSPPTATKEGNLKEERDLKPTGLRLDAAVAQNAITAALENVIAVEPEVTKYDTVVGDGDCGIGLRRGAEAVLKHLASNPLSGDAAVDVASIVPVVENHMDGTSGALYSIFLNAMLRSLRDNAPSSGESTASPELWAKVLKESCKALGNYSQAQVGDRTLIDALHPFVNTLAETGNVGTAASAAQKGAESTKGMKPSFGRSTYVGGTGFEQVPDAGAWGLAAFFNGLARQS from the exons ATGTCTGCTAGACACTTTGTCAACGACCCAACCCACCTGGTCAACACGGCCCTGCACgccatcaccatcaccaaTCCCTCGGTAGCATGCGACGCCGAGAACAAGATAATCTACGTGCGGCCGGACTCGCGCCGCCCAAGACAGCCCGTCGCCATCATCTCCGGCGGCGGCTCCGGTCATGAACCGTCCTTTGGCGGCATGGTAGGCCGTGGCCTACTTTcggccgccgtggccggcaCAATATTCGCCAGCCCGTCCACCGAGCAGGTCCGCACCGCCATCACGTCGAGGGTAGAGGTCGGCGACAGGGCAGACGGGGGCGGCGTGCTCATCACCGTCATGAACTACACAGGCGACATACTCAACTTTGGCGTCGCAGCCGAAAAGGCGCGTGCGGCCGGCATCAACGTCGAGATGGTCGTCATCGGGGATGACGTTGGCGTCGGCCGTGCAAAGGGTGGTAAGGTCGGCCGTCGCGGCATCGCCGGCACCGTCCTGGTGGATAAGATCGCCGGTGCCCTGGCCGCGCGGGGCGCCAACCTGTCCGAGGTGACCCACGTCGCTCGTCTTGTCGCATCCAACGTTGCCAGTATCGGCGCCAGCCTCGAACACGTTCACGTCCCCGGCCGCAAGGCAGCAGACCAGGAGGACACCTTGGCCGAGGGCGAGGTCGAGATCGGCATGGGCATCCACAACGAACCTGGATCGGGTCGTGAGAAGGACCTTGAGCTGCCCGCGCTTGTGGAGCGGATGCTGGCGCAGCTGCTCGACCAGAAGGACGCTGACCGCGCGTATACGCAGGTCGGCAGCGGCGACAAGTTCGTCCTGCTAGTCAACAACCTCGGCGGTGTGAGCGTTTTGGAAATGGGCGGCATTACCGCAGAGGTGGCGAAGCAGCTAGGGACGACGTGGGCCATCAAGCCGGTGCGAGTTCTCGCCGGGACCTTTATGACCAGCCTCAACGGGCTGGGTTTTAGCATCTCACTGCTGAAGGTAGTTGATACTGGCAGTTCTGCAACAATGGTGCAGTTGTTGGACGACCCCTGCGAGGCCACTGGATGGTCTGCCCCTATCGCTACCGAGACATGGGACTCGCCGCCTACGGCAACCAAAGAGGGCAACTTGAAGGAGGAGAGAGATCTCAAGCCTACTGGGCTGAGGTTGGATGCCGCCGTTGCTCAAAACGCTATCACTGCAGCATTGGAAAATGTCATTGCCGTTGAGCCTGAGGTCACCAAGTACGACACGGTGGTTGGCGATGGCGACTGTGGTATTGGCTTGAGGAGGGGCGCTGAAG CCGTACTCAAACACCTTGCGAGCAACCCACTAAGTGGCGATGCCGCGGTCGACGTGGCAAGCATAGTGCCGGTCGTGGAGAATCACATGGACGGCACATCTGGCGCTCTGTACTCCATCTTCCTAAATGCAATGCTCCGATCACTGCGCGACAACGCTCCTTCATCGGGCGAGTCGACAGCCTCCCCTGAGCTGTGGGCCAAAGTACTGAAGGAGAGCTGCAAGGCGCTCGGAAACTACTCGCAGGCACAAGTGGGCGACCGAACTCTGATCGATGCTCTCCACCCATTCGTAAACACGCTCGCAGAGACCGGCAATGTAGGCACTGCCGCCAGCGCAGCCCAAAAGGGAGCTGAAAGCACCAAGGGCATGAAGCCCAGCTTTGGCAGGTCGACATACGTGGGAGGAACCGGTTTCGAACAGGTACCCGACGCTGGAGCTTGGGGACTTGCTGCCTTCTTTAATGGGTTAGCAAGACAATCTTAA
- a CDS encoding small nuclear ribonucleoprotein Sm D2 translates to MADPKIQELLTKPRNELTEYEIAQLEEHEFSAGPLSILQTAVRSHTQVLISIRNNRKLLARVKAFDRHCNMVLENVKEMWTETPRLASGKKGRPVNKDRFISKMFLRGDSVILVLLS, encoded by the exons ATGGCGGACCCAAAGATCCA GGAGCTTCTGACGAAGCCGCGCAACGAACTCAC AGAATACGAGATTGCGCAGCTAGAGGAGCACGAGTTCAGCGCCGGCCCACTCTCGATCCTCCAGACCGCCGTGAGGAGCCACACCCAAGTCCTCATCTCGATCCGGAACAACCGCAAGCTGCTTGCGCGCGTCAAGGCTTTCGATAGGCACTGCAATATGGTGCTCGAGAACGTGAAGGAGATGTGGACGGAGACGCCGAGGTTGGCGAGCGGGAAGAAGGGAAGGCCCGTAAACAAGGACCGCTTCATTAGCAAAAT GTTTTTAAGAGGAGACTCGGTCATCTTGGTTCTTCTCAGCTAA